A single region of the Lotus japonicus ecotype B-129 chromosome 4, LjGifu_v1.2 genome encodes:
- the LOC130716133 gene encoding basic helix-loop-helix protein 80-like yields the protein MAAFSHHHYHPFLVDSTSRFIKMSSLEDELLQPHINTTTLHQETSFSVTETSSVDQSSKITISDSELSVEKNQSPETSMVVASMEKKRRSRNGSPLSKDPKGGSKKQKKGNGGVKEEDMAKEEKKDKKKGPEEPSTGYIHVRARRGQATDSHSLAERVRREKISERMNMLQQLVPGCDKVTGKALVLEEIINYVQSLQHQVEFLSMKLASVNPMLFDMAMDLDNLLVRPEQKVNSLASPPLVLPCVPLCNPNPGTTFADTSTLNPSTSFPTANHDYLLDYPCSDFLQGQQRPNFLCEHTGGPFWDAEDQRQKFLNPYGYGNNSCSLN from the exons ATGGCAGCTTTTTCACACCACCACTACCATCCCTTTCTTGTTGACTCTACATCACGCTTCATAAAGATGTCGTCTTTGGAGGATGAACTTCTTCAACCCCATATAAACACTACTACCCTTCATCAAGAGACTTCATTTTCTGTCACAGAAACTAGCTCTGTTGATCAAAGCTCCAAGATTACCATCAGTGACAGTGAACTTTCTGTGGAGAAAAATCAGAGTCCTGAGACCTCCATGGTGGTGGCTTCTATGGAAAAGAAGAGAAGATCCAGGAATGGAAGCCCCTTATCTAAG GACCCAAAAGGGGGAAGCAAGAAACAAAAGAAGGGTAATGGTGGGGTGAAAGAAGAGGACATGgcaaaagaagagaagaaggatAAGAAAAAGGGCCCTGAAGAGCCCTCAACAGGCTATATCCATGTCAGAGCAAGAAGGGGCCAGGCAACAGATAGCCACAGCCTTGCTGAAAGG gtgagaagagagaaaataagtgAGAGGATGAACATGTTGCAGCAACTTGTGCCAGGCTGTGATAAG GTAACAGGGAAGGCCCTTGTGTTGGAGGAAATAATCAATTATGTTCAGTCCCTACAACATCAAGTAGAG TTTTTGtcaatgaaacttgcttcagTGAATCCCATGCTCTTTGATATGGCCATGGATCTAGACAATCTCTTGGTTAGACCAGAACAG AAAGTAAATAGCTTAGCATCACCACCACTAGTACTACCATGTGTACCATTATGCAACCCCAACCCGGGTACAACCTTTGCTGATACATCAACCCTGAACCCTAGCACCAGCTTCCCCACTGCTAATCATGACTATCTTTTGGATtatccatgttcagattttcttCAAGGGCAGCAGAGACCAAATTTCTTATGTGAG